The sequence below is a genomic window from Monodelphis domestica isolate mMonDom1 chromosome 2, mMonDom1.pri, whole genome shotgun sequence.
GATTTACTGACTCCGTGAAGACAAATGATATCTAGTGAGCTGATCTTTGGTGTGGCCTTCTTTTTACAATGTGCCATTGGTATTGTAGGGAATTCATTGCTGCTTGTCCTTTATGTTTGTATCGCCTTCATAAAGCCTCAAGAAAAGAAGCCCATTGATTTGATTCTTGCTCATTTGACTGTGGCCAATATGGCAACACTTTTTACCAGAGGCATTCCagaaataatgttttgttttgggaTGAGAAATGTTTTGAATGATTTGGGGTGTAAAGTAGTCTTCTACATTTATAGAATTTCACGGGGATTTTCTGTATGCACAACAAGCCTTCTGAGCATGTTCCAGGCCATCATCATCAGTCCCAACAACTCTGTGTGGGCAAGGATCAAAGTCAAAGCCCACAAATACATTTTACattgtttcctctttttctgtgTAACAAATGCATTGATCTATATCAGGGTCATTGAACTCAGTGAagcaataaaaaatgacaatatttccaGGTATAAGTATATATCACATATTTTCAGGGTAAGACCATTAAATGAGAACGAATCTGCAGCTGCATTTTTGTTtggtatgactcttcatgactttatCTTTCATTTGCTTATGGCATTGTCCAGTACCCACATGGTGCTTCTCCTCTATAGACATAGCAAGCAAGTGCAGCACATTTATAGCAATAGCCATTCCTCTAGATCCTTCCCTGAAATCAAGGCCACTCAGACCATTCTCTTGCTTGTgagctgttttgttttattctactGGATCAACAACTGTTGCACCTTATATGTGGCATATAGTGTTGAAAATAAAGTTGAGGTGGAAACAATTGGAGCCTTTTTTGGTGGATGTTACCCTGCCCTCTCTCCCTTATTGCTGATTGGCAGTGATAGTCGTATTGGAAAACTTCATTTTATACCTGGGAAGGAGAAGAGTCTTCACAAGGATTTCATGAATGGATTAGTCAATTATTGATTCTAATCTCCCCTCAATACTTCAGGTGTTATGGTTTtccagtcaaagaaaaaaatatagattaTAAACATGGAATTTTATAAAACCATATTTGAAAGAATTTATTGTCTCATATCTAGATTGGAAATGACGTATCTTTCTCTTTCACCCCTCACTGTGAAAATGATCATCATGAGGGCTCAGGCTCCTTTCAGTTTACTCTTACTAGATAACTCATCTTTGTAAGTTATATCaccattatatgccacaatttcctcctttgtcaaATGAAAGTCTTTAACTAGAAATATGATATCACTTCTACAGAGGCTACATGATTTTGTGCTAATCACATATGAATTAATTAAGTCCTAAGTATAATTCCTGGTTTTTGTGaataacataaaatagtataatatGCAATAAAATGATCAACAAATGCAAGTTATTTTGTTAAGTGATAGGAAaaacaagaaagacaaaaatatcatttctgaaccaaagaagctcacattttaatggcaaaaaagacattgaagcAAATATAGAATTATGTACAATAAATAGTGTAAATATCACATAAACTTAATAGGAATATTTTCATGGTACTGGAAATGGCCTATTGTGAATtctgagagaagacagagaatatatgtaaaaaaaagatgtgaattcAAGGGA
It includes:
- the monDomV1R1285 gene encoding vomeronasal 1 receptor monDomV1R1285 (The RefSeq protein has 1 substitution compared to this genomic sequence): MISSELIFGVAFFLQCAIGIVGNSLLLVLYVCIAFIKPQEKKPIDLILAHLTVANMATLFTRGIPEIMFCFGMRNVLNDVGCKVVFYIYRISRGFSVCTTSLLSMFQAIIISPNNSVWARIKVKAHKYILHCFLFFCVTNALIYIRVIELSEAIKNDNISRYKYISHIFRVRPLNENESAAAFLFGMTLHDFIFHLLMALSSTHMVLLLYRHSKQVQHIYSNSHSSRSFPEIKATQTILLLVSCFVLFYWINNCCTLYVAYSVENKVEVETIGAFFGGCYPALSPLLLIGSDSRIGKLHFIPGKEKSLHKDFMNGLVNY